A single genomic interval of Deinococcus ruber harbors:
- a CDS encoding DUF2586 family protein: MTLPKVTTEFNDFGLGLVPPAGADVHAKVGVASAGPLTPQSLARSSQVLTTYVGGPLAGAMAIALGEASPVIGMRVATDVQGTVGTVTHTGTGTSIPTPSGNPTDAVSISARITRAGASLSAATAAYILTVNGVDRAERAMPVSGIVAVDGTGLTLTFAAGTFVVGDVFSLSATAPGATLSAMMTALTSLLATRPKIRLVHVLGTANAALAAAVDALAQERESVNYFVHFVLQARPMNDGETMSDYLTAINTVFAGFASDRIAIALDGGEMYNPLTKTLERRNSAWKATPRRVTQPIGDSAYRVRTGPLSAMGVLTFDAGLTGDNGRYLALRTFDGRDGVYIANWPLMSVEGSDYDEVQARECADEAARIGYLSAQEFLGEGLAVDLTTGKILESAAQTFEAYVTGRIQAALSDNVSGIRITVDRAENILSTKHFTFDVGVIPKGYARRITQRIGFVNPALLTQTVAAPAPAATGGS, encoded by the coding sequence GTGACCCTGCCAAAAGTCACCACCGAATTCAATGACTTCGGCCTGGGCTTGGTGCCGCCTGCTGGTGCTGATGTTCACGCCAAGGTGGGTGTGGCCTCGGCTGGCCCGCTCACGCCGCAGAGCCTCGCACGATCCTCGCAAGTACTCACCACCTATGTTGGTGGTCCGCTGGCGGGCGCGATGGCGATTGCCCTGGGTGAGGCCAGCCCTGTGATTGGCATGCGGGTCGCCACGGATGTGCAGGGCACGGTCGGAACCGTGACCCACACCGGTACGGGCACCAGCATTCCCACGCCTAGCGGCAACCCAACCGACGCCGTGAGCATCAGCGCCCGTATCACCCGCGCTGGCGCCAGCCTGTCGGCAGCTACGGCGGCGTACATCCTGACCGTGAATGGCGTTGACCGCGCTGAGCGGGCCATGCCGGTTTCTGGCATCGTGGCGGTCGATGGCACTGGCCTCACACTGACGTTCGCGGCGGGTACGTTCGTGGTGGGCGACGTTTTCAGCCTGAGCGCGACTGCGCCCGGCGCGACCCTCAGCGCAATGATGACGGCGCTCACCAGCCTGCTGGCGACCCGCCCGAAGATTCGCCTCGTGCATGTGCTCGGCACAGCAAACGCTGCCCTGGCAGCCGCTGTGGACGCCCTGGCGCAGGAGCGCGAGTCGGTGAATTACTTCGTGCATTTCGTGCTTCAGGCGCGGCCCATGAACGACGGCGAGACCATGAGCGACTACCTCACGGCCATCAATACCGTCTTTGCGGGCTTCGCCTCCGACCGCATTGCCATCGCACTGGACGGCGGCGAGATGTACAACCCGCTCACCAAAACGCTGGAGCGCCGCAACAGCGCGTGGAAGGCTACGCCGCGCCGAGTCACCCAGCCGATCGGTGACAGCGCCTACCGCGTCCGGACGGGGCCCCTATCGGCCATGGGAGTGCTGACCTTCGATGCTGGCCTGACGGGCGACAACGGGCGTTATCTGGCCCTGCGGACGTTCGACGGGCGAGACGGCGTATATATCGCCAACTGGCCGCTGATGAGCGTCGAGGGCAGCGACTACGACGAGGTACAGGCCCGCGAGTGCGCCGATGAGGCCGCTCGGATCGGGTACCTGTCAGCCCAGGAGTTCCTGGGGGAAGGCCTGGCGGTCGATCTGACCACTGGCAAGATCTTGGAGAGTGCGGCGCAGACCTTCGAGGCATACGTGACCGGGCGCATTCAGGCCGCGCTGAGCGACAACGTGAGCGGCATCCGCATCACGGTGGACCGCGCCGAGAACATTCTCTCGACCAAGCACTTCACGTTCGATGTCGGCGTGATCCCCAAGGGCTATGCCCGCCGCATCACACAGCGGATCGGTTTCGTCAATCCCGCACTGCTGACTCAAACCGTTGCTGCACCCGCTCCAGCCGCTACGGGAGGTAGCTGA
- a CDS encoding DUF6848 family protein — protein sequence MPEYSPEREDTQLSNQSRASFGGAHASIDGGNQPQTPSKPASAAPTTFAGVSKAKVTEWRSEYGDDRVKLLSVPIGSERQQFIVRGPSKGEYDRYLSEVAKSDRNFDRVNVATRNLFASCLLAPDIDTIRAIWERYPALTNTMTEPVMTMAGTDLEVREETF from the coding sequence ATGCCGGAATATTCCCCAGAACGCGAAGATACGCAGCTCAGCAATCAATCACGAGCCAGCTTCGGTGGCGCACATGCCAGCATCGACGGTGGCAATCAGCCCCAGACGCCATCTAAGCCTGCCTCTGCCGCGCCCACCACCTTCGCCGGGGTCAGCAAAGCCAAGGTCACGGAGTGGCGCAGCGAGTACGGCGACGACCGCGTGAAGCTCCTGAGCGTGCCCATCGGGAGCGAGCGCCAGCAGTTCATCGTTCGCGGTCCCAGCAAGGGTGAATACGACCGCTATCTGTCCGAGGTTGCCAAGTCAGACCGCAACTTCGACCGGGTGAACGTCGCGACCCGCAACCTGTTTGCCAGTTGCCTGCTTGCCCCCGACATCGATACGATCCGTGCCATCTGGGAGCGGTATCCGGCGCTGACGAACACCATGACGGAACCCGTCATGACGATGGCGGGCACCGACCTGGAGGTTCGGGAAGAGACGTTTTGA
- a CDS encoding transglycosylase SLT domain-containing protein, which yields MTGSSQVEWILKLVDRVSAPAQRVEKQLGLVERILGRIDRAAMVSGGGFGGMADKAERAASRTAKAWERTNSVISNTRQRLQGAATAALGIGASLYGAGLLGKSIVDAGAYKQDQLTSLSAMLGSRQKGAALFAKAQAFAAATPFSTQQVLDATKQAVGSGFTDRQAIPLVKLAGSLASGNNMPLDQAMLAFQALRGGDFGQAFGVGQGFSNFNINREQLVKAGLKFDKQGSYQGTVSQGLAAVRQIIQQRYGNSMDEQSKNLSGLGSTLASRPQDLFMSLVDGNGNSKALAPVQQLMSNLADLTDFSKPPGSRIQSRFESSVTKLFGALFNPLVGATGGTTGEKLINSLLDRLDAFSTWWAQYGPGILSNAQAFGSGLVSIFGVIKTAASPFMWLIDKLAILGGSGSGGFAHLVGQIAGLALAWRALNVLTGGSAGGLMGGLGSLIFGKKDSGGGSSGGKDAASTDSSSSGGLVGSIADALGKAGMEKQGEWLGAIGAAASGDFSQLGTLVGGTILEKTETLRKKISLASKRAWRLYRSGAGLDVAWKSASRILGLGGQAAASAAGQAAGAVAANAASGAVAGAGGTAAAGVAGGAAAAGAAGTMVSRTKGFLGKLLGPVKALGGVMGAALLSPVGLAVAGVATVAAVGVLAYNNWKPFHDLVDQTWSNIKQGAGIAGNWFGTQWANFSNMVNGADNTVNTWGGGVQRSLGLNTVAANTMQNTSAAALTTVAQNLGIDPQALLAVAYKESGLDPSKVNKDPKSRAAGLLQFLPSTAAEYGLPEGTMQRMTAAQQIPYIQRYLTDHGVRSGMGLEQIYSAVFGGNASRAGSVLYRAGSDGYDHNKGLDTNGDGQITSAEAAQAALSAFQQAGLKFNQTIVLAGPVTPEGINDIGRITQESVLAAQASQNTEAGGGARR from the coding sequence ATGACCGGATCTTCCCAAGTCGAATGGATCTTGAAGCTGGTGGACCGCGTCTCTGCACCAGCCCAGCGGGTGGAGAAGCAGCTCGGGCTGGTCGAACGGATCTTGGGACGGATTGACCGGGCGGCCATGGTCAGTGGGGGTGGCTTCGGCGGCATGGCCGACAAGGCTGAACGGGCCGCCAGCCGCACCGCAAAGGCATGGGAGCGAACCAACAGCGTGATCAGCAACACCCGCCAGCGGCTCCAGGGCGCGGCAACTGCTGCGCTGGGCATCGGCGCGAGTCTGTACGGCGCTGGCCTGCTGGGCAAAAGCATCGTCGATGCTGGAGCCTATAAACAGGATCAGCTGACCTCGTTGAGTGCCATGCTGGGCAGCCGCCAGAAGGGCGCAGCGCTCTTCGCCAAGGCGCAGGCGTTCGCAGCGGCGACACCATTCAGCACCCAGCAGGTGCTCGACGCCACGAAGCAGGCCGTCGGATCAGGCTTCACAGACCGGCAGGCCATTCCGCTGGTCAAGCTGGCCGGAAGTCTTGCCAGCGGCAACAACATGCCGCTCGATCAGGCCATGCTGGCGTTTCAGGCGCTGCGCGGCGGTGACTTTGGGCAGGCGTTCGGCGTCGGGCAAGGGTTCTCAAACTTCAACATCAACCGTGAACAGCTGGTCAAGGCAGGCCTGAAGTTTGACAAGCAGGGCAGCTATCAGGGCACCGTGTCACAGGGCCTCGCGGCAGTCCGACAGATCATTCAGCAGCGGTACGGCAACTCGATGGATGAGCAGAGCAAGAACCTGAGCGGGTTGGGTTCGACCCTCGCCAGCCGTCCGCAGGATCTGTTCATGTCCCTGGTGGACGGAAACGGTAACAGCAAGGCGCTGGCCCCGGTACAGCAGCTGATGAGCAACCTTGCTGACCTGACTGACTTCAGCAAACCGCCCGGCAGCCGCATTCAGAGTCGATTCGAGAGCAGTGTGACTAAACTGTTCGGAGCGCTGTTCAATCCGCTGGTCGGTGCCACCGGCGGCACGACGGGCGAGAAGCTGATCAATAGTCTGCTGGATCGGTTGGACGCCTTTTCGACCTGGTGGGCGCAGTATGGCCCCGGCATCCTCAGCAACGCGCAGGCCTTCGGCAGTGGGCTAGTCAGCATCTTCGGCGTGATCAAGACAGCAGCCTCTCCCTTCATGTGGCTGATCGATAAGCTCGCCATCTTGGGTGGATCGGGCAGCGGCGGGTTCGCTCACCTGGTCGGGCAGATCGCAGGCCTGGCACTGGCTTGGCGGGCGTTGAACGTGCTGACGGGTGGGAGCGCAGGTGGCCTCATGGGTGGCCTCGGCTCATTGATCTTCGGGAAGAAAGACAGTGGCGGGGGTAGTAGCGGCGGGAAGGATGCTGCCAGTACGGACAGTTCGAGCAGTGGTGGACTCGTCGGCTCCATCGCAGATGCTCTCGGTAAGGCGGGCATGGAGAAGCAGGGCGAGTGGCTGGGCGCGATTGGCGCGGCAGCCTCCGGCGACTTCTCGCAACTCGGCACCCTGGTGGGCGGCACGATCCTGGAGAAGACCGAGACGCTACGGAAGAAAATCAGCCTCGCCAGCAAACGGGCCTGGCGGCTGTACCGAAGCGGCGCAGGCCTGGACGTGGCCTGGAAGAGTGCGTCGCGCATCCTGGGTCTCGGCGGCCAGGCGGCAGCCAGCGCAGCGGGGCAGGCTGCTGGGGCAGTAGCCGCCAATGCCGCAAGCGGTGCCGTTGCAGGTGCGGGCGGTACCGCTGCCGCAGGTGTGGCGGGTGGGGCTGCTGCTGCAGGTGCGGCAGGGACCATGGTCTCGCGCACCAAGGGCTTCCTCGGCAAGCTGCTCGGGCCGGTCAAGGCACTCGGTGGCGTAATGGGGGCAGCCCTTCTGAGTCCTGTCGGGCTTGCGGTTGCAGGCGTGGCAACCGTCGCGGCAGTGGGCGTCCTGGCCTACAACAACTGGAAACCGTTTCATGATCTGGTCGATCAGACCTGGAGCAACATCAAACAGGGCGCAGGTATCGCCGGGAACTGGTTCGGGACTCAGTGGGCGAACTTCTCCAACATGGTGAACGGAGCCGACAACACCGTGAACACCTGGGGCGGTGGAGTGCAGCGCAGCCTCGGCCTCAACACGGTGGCTGCCAACACCATGCAGAACACCAGTGCCGCCGCTTTGACGACCGTGGCGCAGAACCTCGGTATCGACCCTCAGGCGCTATTGGCTGTCGCCTACAAGGAATCGGGCCTCGATCCGTCGAAGGTCAACAAAGACCCCAAGAGCCGCGCTGCTGGGCTGCTTCAGTTCCTGCCCAGCACGGCTGCCGAGTATGGCTTGCCAGAAGGCACGATGCAGCGCATGACGGCAGCCCAGCAGATTCCCTACATCCAGCGGTACCTCACCGATCACGGTGTGCGCTCTGGAATGGGGCTGGAGCAGATCTACTCGGCAGTGTTCGGCGGCAACGCCAGCCGCGCCGGAAGTGTGCTGTACCGCGCCGGGAGTGATGGCTATGACCACAACAAGGGCCTGGACACCAACGGAGACGGGCAGATCACCAGCGCTGAGGCGGCACAGGCAGCGCTGAGTGCATTCCAGCAAGCAGGCCTGAAGTTCAACCAGACCATCGTGCTGGCCGGTCCGGTTACACCAGAGGGCATCAACGATATCGGGCGCATCACGCAGGAGAGCGTGCTGGCAGCCCAGGCCAGCCAGAACACCGAAGCGGGTGGGGGAGCAAGACGATGA
- a CDS encoding baseplate J/gp47 family protein has translation MALDDLTRSRTREQVVARMLNVLSSSQLLNTFQPTSYLPGGTLRTLLEIQGEAQADTERTVAGLAAGGYLETAAGQWLDALVTSHYGLARQQSGFAQGNVLISCAALSGPYDLTAGAVIVGTLSGLRYVSTTAVTVPAGGTVLLPVQAEQAGSAYNVPIGTITLLHTPQPGLSITNAADWLTVAGVDAESDGALRVRAALRWAERGGGATADAYRSWALSASASVDQVRVLDEHPRGQGTVDVVLWGSGGIGRDVVAAVNSYVQFRRPLTADVQVYSATPRTLTFTLELYAPGTDPARVQADVLTNLGALQQAALIGSVFYRSEIVEAAMTVPGVLDARAPMVPETMVLGATEALLLAPMLSLRSTP, from the coding sequence ATGGCACTGGATGACCTGACCAGATCGCGCACCCGTGAGCAGGTGGTGGCGCGAATGCTGAACGTGCTGAGCAGCAGCCAGCTGCTCAATACTTTCCAGCCCACCAGCTATTTGCCCGGCGGTACGCTCCGGACCCTGCTGGAGATCCAAGGCGAGGCGCAGGCCGACACCGAGCGCACGGTGGCTGGACTGGCAGCGGGCGGGTATCTGGAAACTGCCGCCGGGCAGTGGCTGGATGCCCTGGTAACCAGCCATTACGGCCTGGCGCGGCAACAGAGCGGCTTCGCGCAGGGCAACGTGCTGATCAGCTGCGCGGCGCTGTCTGGCCCGTATGACCTGACGGCGGGCGCGGTGATCGTGGGCACGCTGAGCGGTCTGCGGTACGTCTCGACCACAGCGGTCACGGTACCAGCGGGCGGCACTGTCCTCTTGCCAGTGCAAGCGGAACAAGCTGGGAGTGCCTACAACGTGCCGATTGGCACCATCACGCTGCTGCACACCCCGCAGCCGGGCCTGAGCATCACGAATGCCGCCGACTGGCTCACGGTGGCTGGGGTGGATGCCGAGAGTGACGGTGCCCTGCGCGTTCGGGCCGCGCTGCGCTGGGCTGAGCGTGGGGGCGGCGCGACGGCTGATGCTTACCGCAGCTGGGCACTTTCAGCCTCCGCTTCGGTGGATCAGGTGCGGGTGCTCGACGAGCATCCCAGAGGGCAGGGCACGGTGGATGTGGTGCTGTGGGGCAGCGGCGGCATCGGCAGAGACGTGGTGGCTGCCGTGAACAGCTACGTGCAGTTCCGACGACCGCTGACCGCTGACGTGCAGGTCTACAGCGCCACTCCGCGCACCCTGACCTTCACGCTGGAACTCTACGCACCCGGCACCGATCCAGCCCGCGTGCAGGCTGACGTGCTGACCAACCTGGGAGCACTCCAGCAGGCCGCGCTGATCGGCAGTGTGTTCTACCGTTCGGAGATCGTTGAGGCGGCCATGACGGTTCCAGGGGTGCTGGATGCCCGAGCACCGATGGTGCCTGAGACGATGGTGCTGGGCGCAACCGAAGCGCTGCTGCTGGCTCCCATGCTCAGCCTGCGGTCTACGCCGTGA
- a CDS encoding phage tail protein has protein sequence MRVAEYVQRLSRINPVDFQDVGTQAHLGAVGAGLDDLATRAYTAMLARLILLAPEDALLLAGAERGLRRFPSESVETYRTRVVDAWRFWELAGTLAGMKQALASAGYRATIVEHFRDPDPRHWAEFSVTVSPLNPLPNDAHWNGQRRWGDGARWGVDPNAVPTDYLVDLIREVKPAHARLRQLSYFPRGRYWGSDAEWGEGRLDSPVTGWGFSYALPDYVEQSTDSGPRWGTEPGVVLYRMEG, from the coding sequence GTGAGGGTAGCCGAGTACGTTCAGCGCCTCAGCCGCATTAACCCGGTCGACTTCCAAGACGTGGGCACCCAAGCCCACCTTGGCGCGGTCGGTGCAGGCCTGGATGATCTGGCGACGCGGGCGTACACCGCGATGCTGGCGCGACTGATTCTGCTCGCGCCGGAAGATGCGCTGCTGCTGGCTGGGGCTGAGCGGGGGCTGCGCCGATTCCCGAGCGAGAGTGTCGAGACGTACCGCACCCGAGTCGTGGACGCCTGGCGCTTCTGGGAACTGGCTGGAACGCTCGCGGGCATGAAACAGGCGCTGGCGAGTGCAGGCTACCGGGCGACCATCGTCGAGCACTTCCGCGACCCTGACCCCAGGCACTGGGCTGAGTTCAGCGTGACCGTCTCACCACTCAATCCTCTCCCAAATGACGCCCACTGGAACGGTCAGCGCCGCTGGGGAGACGGCGCGAGGTGGGGGGTCGATCCGAATGCCGTGCCCACCGACTACCTGGTGGACCTGATTCGTGAGGTCAAGCCCGCCCACGCTCGCCTGCGCCAGCTGTCCTACTTCCCACGCGGGCGGTACTGGGGCAGCGACGCCGAGTGGGGCGAAGGCCGTCTCGACAGTCCTGTGACTGGCTGGGGATTCTCCTACGCGCTGCCCGACTACGTGGAGCAAAGCACCGACTCTGGACCGCGCTGGGGCACTGAACCCGGCGTGGTGCTGTACCGCATGGAGGGCTGA
- a CDS encoding COG1470 family protein, with product MPRTINATTVLDTINLQTEVPLDTESIDASDVVVPIQNLLDNDGYLYRRQQVILARLDDLGRQSASFSLQSSVTSFLLEPARTYTFTGAIKVLKFGGLTADIAITAINAPAGVTVTVTPNPVSGTGTLTITTSSSIIPGSYDLILEGSAGGRLVDVRIPLTLVGATQPSTFDFTAPSSAAIDRASGATTTSFDLNVSRQGGFSNPIDFTADLPAGLSISYSPAQVTGNASLQRAATVATLTAGSLLPAGRYNVTLRAVSGSLVRTVALSVDVSQASATGTPDFTLSLVYDSGDALSINGATLYVNRSGGYSGPVFLQAQQPYSGTDGPLITINNNLGIVRLDGNAARIAADGISQGWQGSGVAPSAGQSLSWASTFIIGQADEQQLRNSYAGPDALRRYVGVEVRRGNRSVG from the coding sequence ATGCCACGAACCATCAATGCCACCACTGTGCTCGACACCATCAACCTGCAGACCGAAGTGCCACTCGACACCGAGAGTATCGACGCGTCCGACGTGGTGGTCCCGATTCAGAATCTGCTGGACAACGACGGGTACCTATACCGTCGTCAGCAGGTCATCCTGGCGCGGCTCGACGACCTGGGCCGCCAGAGTGCCAGCTTCTCTCTCCAGAGCAGCGTGACCAGCTTCCTGCTGGAGCCCGCCCGCACCTACACCTTCACCGGGGCCATCAAGGTCCTGAAGTTCGGTGGCCTGACGGCGGACATTGCGATCACGGCCATCAATGCGCCTGCGGGCGTCACGGTCACGGTCACACCGAATCCTGTTTCTGGCACGGGCACGCTGACCATCACGACCAGCTCGTCGATCATCCCCGGCAGTTATGACCTGATCCTCGAAGGGTCGGCGGGTGGGCGACTGGTGGACGTCCGGATTCCGCTCACCCTGGTGGGCGCAACTCAGCCGAGTACCTTCGACTTCACCGCGCCGAGCAGTGCCGCGATTGACCGGGCATCGGGCGCGACCACCACCAGTTTCGACCTGAATGTGTCGCGCCAGGGTGGCTTCAGCAATCCGATTGACTTCACGGCAGACCTTCCAGCGGGCCTGTCCATCAGTTACTCCCCGGCTCAGGTCACGGGGAATGCTTCACTGCAACGAGCGGCAACCGTTGCCACCCTGACCGCTGGCTCTCTGTTGCCTGCCGGACGCTACAACGTCACGCTGCGGGCGGTGAGCGGGTCTTTGGTTCGCACGGTGGCCCTCAGTGTGGACGTCAGTCAGGCGTCGGCCACCGGCACTCCTGACTTCACGCTCAGTCTGGTGTATGACTCCGGCGACGCGTTGAGCATCAACGGTGCGACGTTGTACGTGAATCGTTCCGGCGGGTACAGCGGGCCGGTCTTCCTCCAGGCGCAGCAGCCCTACTCCGGCACGGACGGCCCGCTGATCACCATCAACAACAACCTCGGGATTGTCCGGTTGGACGGCAACGCGGCCAGAATCGCGGCGGACGGCATCTCGCAGGGGTGGCAGGGCAGCGGTGTGGCCCCGAGCGCGGGGCAGAGTCTGAGCTGGGCCAGCACCTTCATCATCGGGCAGGCAGACGAGCAGCAACTCCGGAACAGCTACGCGGGACCGGATGCACTGCGGCGATACGTCGGAGTCGAGGTGCGGCGCGGCAACAGGAGCGTCGGATGA
- a CDS encoding polysaccharide deacetylase family protein has product MLDWLRDSYGGNTVIGLLITDRATGTTYRVDAESSYVAFSQGGTPGTYTLTADETTKRSRSRAPSPSAIYRSTNLANINLVPGATSASSTASTFNVAAAFSDANKWRANTTSNGEWVQRYWSVQQRANRIRVLLGSNYTRVPIFYLHRSGTGTTGYTSDATLRYFIQYAKSLGFQFVKLSQAIDYLRGGALPAGITKPLVLGTDDGYDFLYDHIYPVLQSENVPISLWMLTAWAGQPTRTYDANSKGYVSRNEIETMIASGNLELHCHTHDMHGSSVSGVDYYVALGVIGHPALGPQYNTTTGVLQREEDWEAGYVQDLVTCVERVRSFTGQTHALTFTAPNHIITPHTAAALRAAGIVAQTNISFEGFAVNNVKGTDLMRLHRIEIDNMADNTAAETFLNAANYDITDPTRSVTLSVYASHLTNPNALATTSSDWDKVINGLATVDGVMWEWLPRYGTIGGVRMQEVDYFYKSTLSTAIKALRVVADVAPSGAAFEVFQVQLYRVSTTAQQILDSDQLARDAAVSTVIQGFGGLSIQNYNSANTFSLELLDAASSRLFGIGAGGRADVAGYVKFTGATGGLQDSAGVNRVKVTPAGATEVLDANGRQRIVINPSGGINVYDSSLDGSNNPIPRLQINSTETRILDTAGGTLALFTNGGGFDATNLKYFGVPTYSPLGALPAATVGLAGRLYRVPATTGVADKLLYYYVKSDGTAARRNLMTGTDE; this is encoded by the coding sequence GTGCTGGACTGGCTGCGGGACAGCTACGGCGGAAACACCGTCATTGGTTTGTTGATCACTGACCGCGCCACCGGCACGACCTACCGAGTGGACGCTGAGAGCAGCTATGTGGCGTTCAGTCAGGGTGGCACGCCGGGCACCTACACTCTGACGGCAGATGAAACGACCAAACGGAGTCGTTCGCGTGCCCCATCTCCCTCTGCGATTTACCGCAGTACCAACCTTGCCAACATCAACCTTGTTCCAGGGGCCACCAGTGCCAGTAGCACCGCAAGCACGTTCAATGTCGCGGCGGCGTTCAGTGACGCGAATAAATGGCGGGCGAACACCACCAGCAACGGTGAGTGGGTGCAGCGGTACTGGTCTGTTCAGCAACGGGCCAACCGCATCCGCGTTCTGCTGGGTAGCAATTACACCCGCGTGCCAATCTTCTATCTGCATCGCAGCGGAACCGGCACTACCGGCTATACCAGTGACGCTACCTTGCGCTACTTCATTCAGTACGCCAAAAGCCTGGGGTTTCAGTTCGTCAAACTCAGTCAAGCCATCGATTATCTCAGAGGCGGCGCACTGCCTGCAGGTATTACCAAACCGCTCGTACTGGGTACAGACGATGGCTATGACTTCCTGTATGACCATATCTATCCGGTACTTCAGTCGGAGAATGTGCCGATCAGTTTGTGGATGCTGACCGCCTGGGCCGGGCAGCCGACCCGCACGTATGACGCCAACAGCAAAGGCTACGTCTCCCGCAACGAGATCGAAACGATGATCGCCAGCGGGAATTTGGAGCTGCACTGCCACACCCACGACATGCACGGCTCTTCAGTGAGCGGGGTCGATTATTACGTCGCTCTCGGTGTCATCGGGCACCCGGCGCTTGGACCGCAATACAACACAACCACGGGTGTGTTGCAGCGTGAAGAAGACTGGGAAGCTGGGTACGTTCAGGATCTGGTGACATGTGTTGAGCGGGTGCGTTCATTCACCGGGCAGACACACGCCCTGACGTTTACTGCGCCGAATCACATCATCACGCCCCACACTGCCGCGGCACTACGGGCGGCAGGCATTGTGGCGCAGACGAACATCAGTTTCGAAGGGTTTGCCGTCAACAACGTGAAAGGAACAGATCTGATGCGACTCCACCGCATTGAGATCGATAATATGGCCGACAACACCGCTGCCGAAACCTTCTTAAATGCGGCGAATTACGACATCACCGATCCCACCCGCTCGGTAACCCTGAGTGTGTATGCCTCGCACCTGACCAACCCGAATGCGCTGGCCACCACATCAAGTGATTGGGATAAGGTCATTAACGGCCTCGCCACAGTGGACGGCGTGATGTGGGAATGGCTGCCTCGATACGGAACAATCGGGGGCGTGCGGATGCAGGAGGTGGACTATTTCTACAAATCCACCCTCAGCACGGCCATCAAAGCACTGCGGGTCGTGGCGGATGTCGCACCGTCTGGCGCGGCGTTCGAGGTGTTTCAAGTTCAGCTTTACCGGGTGAGTACCACTGCTCAGCAGATACTCGACAGCGACCAGTTGGCGCGGGATGCGGCAGTCTCAACCGTTATTCAGGGCTTTGGTGGGCTGAGCATTCAAAACTACAACAGCGCGAACACCTTCAGCTTGGAATTGCTAGATGCAGCGAGTAGCCGACTGTTCGGAATTGGCGCAGGCGGGCGTGCCGACGTAGCAGGGTACGTGAAATTCACCGGAGCGACAGGCGGGTTACAGGACAGCGCTGGCGTGAACAGGGTGAAGGTGACACCTGCTGGGGCGACTGAGGTGCTGGACGCCAACGGACGCCAGCGGATTGTGATCAACCCAAGCGGCGGCATTAACGTCTATGACTCATCACTGGACGGTAGCAACAACCCTATTCCTCGGCTTCAGATCAACAGTACCGAGACCCGAATTCTGGATACGGCTGGGGGGACGTTGGCATTGTTCACTAACGGCGGTGGCTTTGACGCCACCAACCTCAAATATTTCGGGGTACCTACTTACAGCCCGCTTGGCGCTCTGCCCGCCGCTACGGTTGGGTTGGCCGGACGGCTGTACCGGGTGCCAGCCACTACGGGCGTTGCTGATAAACTGCTCTATTACTACGTTAAATCGGATGGAACGGCAGCACGGCGGAATCTGATGACCGGCACTGACGAATAA